One Bacteroidota bacterium DNA window includes the following coding sequences:
- a CDS encoding quinol:cytochrome C oxidoreductase gives MQLKDINIEEKFVFKSNLKFVSLFLMLIGITAITIAFFTDKERAWANILLNNYYFLSLAIGASFFLAIQYVTQSGWSVAFKRIPESLSSYIPIAGVIMIAVFLFGMKYLYPWTNAEESGIFDEKEMQLIHHKSAYLNNGFFVIRLIVFFTLWIVLTKILKHFSIKEDIEGGLKFFHKSEFYSKVLIFVLAFTFTFATIDWVMSIEPIWYSTLFAVKNFVSAFYHSIAVILLIAILLHSTGYLPFISKAHWHDFSKYLFILSIIFAYLWYSQYMIIWYANIPEETQYFIYRRENFSQTLFIVNLILNFVIPFIVLLPNYLAKKKSVLIFIALILLLGHYTDLYEQIVPATCGVLKIGFIEIGIYLGFAGLFIFLVGKTLSKINLIPQNHPYLEESLKHF, from the coding sequence ATGCAATTAAAGGATATAAATATTGAAGAAAAGTTTGTTTTCAAATCAAATCTTAAATTTGTCTCTTTATTTTTGATGTTGATAGGTATTACAGCAATAACAATTGCTTTTTTTACCGATAAAGAAAGAGCTTGGGCAAATATTTTGTTAAACAATTATTATTTTCTTTCACTTGCAATTGGTGCATCTTTTTTTCTTGCAATACAATATGTTACACAATCAGGATGGTCTGTTGCTTTTAAAAGAATTCCCGAATCATTAAGTAGTTACATTCCTATTGCAGGAGTAATTATGATTGCTGTTTTTCTCTTTGGAATGAAATATCTTTATCCTTGGACAAATGCTGAGGAAAGCGGAATATTTGATGAAAAAGAAATGCAATTAATCCATCACAAATCAGCATATTTAAATAATGGGTTTTTCGTTATTCGTTTAATTGTTTTTTTTACTCTTTGGATTGTCCTGACAAAAATATTGAAACATTTTTCGATAAAGGAAGATATTGAAGGAGGTTTAAAATTTTTCCATAAAAGTGAATTTTACTCAAAAGTATTAATTTTTGTTTTAGCATTCACTTTTACTTTTGCAACTATCGACTGGGTTATGAGTATTGAGCCTATTTGGTATAGTACGCTTTTCGCTGTAAAAAACTTTGTATCTGCATTTTATCACTCAATTGCTGTTATTCTTTTAATTGCAATTTTGCTTCACTCAACCGGATATCTGCCATTTATCAGCAAAGCTCATTGGCATGATTTCTCAAAATATTTATTTATTCTAAGTATCATTTTCGCTTATTTATGGTATTCTCAATATATGATAATTTGGTATGCAAACATTCCAGAAGAAACACAGTATTTTATTTACAGACGAGAAAATTTCTCTCAAACTTTGTTTATCGTAAATCTAATTTTGAATTTTGTAATTCCATTCATTGTTTTACTACCTAATTATTTGGCAAAAAAGAAATCGGTTTTAATATTTATTGCTTTAATTTTATTGCTAGGACACTATACAGATTTATATGAGCAAATAGTTCCTGCTACATGCGGGGTGCTCAAAATAGGATTTATTGAAATAGGAATTTACTTAGGTTTTGCAGGTCTTTTTATTTTCTTAGTTGGAAAAACATTAAGTAAAATAAATTTAATTCCCCAAAATCACCCCTACTTGGAAGAAAGCCTAAAGCATTTTTGA
- a CDS encoding c-type cytochrome: MKNLKRIFLFLLLLTTIISCKHDRNDTGRAYFPDMATSEAYETYSENPVFKNAITMQQPVEGTIPREMIPYQIEDKTTAGEELENPFTAKKENLRKGKEQFEIFCANCHGHQGKGDGYLYTAKLFNVQPLDLSSDFVRNKKDGNIYHTISKGSIVMGAHASQIKAENRWKIILFIKNNFKTE, encoded by the coding sequence ATGAAAAATCTAAAGAGAATATTTCTTTTTTTACTGTTGCTAACTACAATTATTTCTTGTAAACACGATAGAAATGATACTGGACGTGCTTATTTCCCTGATATGGCTACTTCTGAGGCTTATGAAACTTATTCGGAAAATCCTGTATTTAAAAACGCTATAACAATGCAACAACCGGTTGAGGGAACAATACCAAGAGAAATGATTCCATATCAGATTGAAGATAAAACAACAGCGGGTGAGGAATTGGAAAATCCTTTTACAGCAAAAAAAGAAAATTTACGAAAAGGAAAAGAACAGTTTGAAATATTTTGTGCAAACTGTCATGGTCATCAGGGAAAAGGAGACGGATATCTTTACACAGCTAAACTTTTTAATGTTCAACCCTTGGATTTAAGTAGTGATTTTGTTCGGAATAAAAAAGACGGAAATATTTATCACACAATTTCAAAAGGCTCAATTGTTATGGGTGCTCATGCTTCACAAATAAAAGCTGAAAATCGTTGGAAAATAATTCTTTTTATAAAAAATAACTTCAAAACTGAATAA